One genomic window of Mercenaria mercenaria strain notata chromosome 2, MADL_Memer_1, whole genome shotgun sequence includes the following:
- the LOC128555150 gene encoding uncharacterized protein LOC128555150 isoform X2: protein MYCLYYYYFLFQGLVIFLFHCALNKQIRLAIERRRQKYASSMLSTVSSTKRFSMRHLKTRIDLREATLNVTLMKWYQVDAKIRLYCRSAYDTNNAQAENRTEFVSAARIIL, encoded by the exons ATGTATTGTCTATACTACTACTATTTCTTATTTCAGGGCTTGgtcatttttctgtttcattgtGCTTTAAACAAACAG ATACGTTTAGCAATAGAAAGGCGACGACAGAAGTATGCTAGCTCTATGCTATCGACAGTATCCAGCACTAAAAGATTTTCGATG CGTCATTTGAAAACAAGAATAGATTTGAGAGAAGCAACTCTGAACGTAACACTTATGAAATG GTATCAAGTAGATGCCAAGATTCGTCTCTATTGCAGAAGCGCTTATGATACAAATAATGCACAGGCAGAAAATCGGACTGAATTTGTTTCTGCTGCCAGGATTATCTTGTGA
- the LOC128555150 gene encoding uncharacterized protein LOC128555150 isoform X1 — MYCLYYYYFLFQGLVIFLFHCALNKQIRLAIERRRQKYASSMLSTVSSTKRFSMPRASTSSSVSDRMDMSQSISRDDASFENKNRFERSNSERNTYEMVSSRCQDSSLLQKRL, encoded by the exons ATGTATTGTCTATACTACTACTATTTCTTATTTCAGGGCTTGgtcatttttctgtttcattgtGCTTTAAACAAACAG ATACGTTTAGCAATAGAAAGGCGACGACAGAAGTATGCTAGCTCTATGCTATCGACAGTATCCAGCACTAAAAGATTTTCGATG CCCAGggcatcaacatcatcatccgtTTCTGATCGGATGGACATGAGTCAAAGTATTTCCAGGGATGATG CGTCATTTGAAAACAAGAATAGATTTGAGAGAAGCAACTCTGAACGTAACACTTATGAAATG GTATCAAGTAGATGCCAAGATTCGTCTCTATTGCAGAAGCGCTTATGA